In Kamptonema formosum PCC 6407, the genomic stretch AAAGTTTGGAAACAAACTATCAGCGATTTATTACTCTTACCGCCCAGAAAAATTTACAGGAAACCATCAAAAGTTGTGAAAACAAAAAATTAAGAATTGTTGCAGTCAGAAGTGAAATAAACCAGTGGAAATCAACCGCTTATCAGAGGATTTATGTAGCAATGAAGCAATGTGTAGAAACTAATCGAGCCTTTACAGATGAGCTGATTCAACTACCGCTGGATGTGGTGTCATTTGTAAAAGCTAATCCCGCCCCTTGGGGAGCTCATCTCGACAAGTGTAAGTTAAAAATTGCTATTTTAATTACTAGAAAAAGTGAAGCCAATAAAATTGCTCTTGTTGAGCGGCAACTGAACGGGGTAGCCAAGGAAGTTATCAGTAGTATTGCTACTACTACGCGAAACTGGCTGAGCCAACAACAGGAATTAGAGCAAAACCAGAAAACCTCTGTTTTGAAATCCCTAAAAAACTGGGAATCCACAGCTTATGAGAGCGTATATGAGGAGTTAAAAAAATGTGTAGAAGAGAGGCGAAGATTTACAGATAACATGATTAAATTGCCACCTGATTTGCTGGCAAGTGTTCCTGTAAAACCTCAGCCTTGGCGTTCTAACCTCGATAGGTGTCGCTCGAAAATTGCTAATTTAATTGCCAAACAAAGTGAAGTGCAAATCCCCAACTTTGATGCGGAATTAACTCCCATTGCAGCCGAAGCGATTGATGGTATTGCTGCCAGTATATCTCAATGGCTAGAGCAGAAGCAACCGGAAGCAGAAAAACAACTCCAGCAGCTAAAACAACAGCTTAAAGAACAGCAGCAAGCGATAACCAGGCAACAGCAGCAACAGCAGGCAATAGCAAATGCTAAAAAGGAATTAGAGGTTCTTCAGCGTGAAGCTGAAGCCAAGTCACAAAGAGCGATGCAAGCCTTAGCAGAATTGAGCAAGGAGTCAGGTATTCCCGCAAACTTACGCAGTTTCGCTATGCGGTATCAATCTTTTCCTTCTCTTTCACAAGCGATCGCTAACATACCTGTATCAGAATTTCCCCAACGAGCGAAGTGGTGGGAAAATCAGATAAATCAGTTTGAAAAATTAATCTCCTCACTCGATCCATTATTGGAACTGCGAGTAATAAAAAATGCTCTTACAACCATTCAAGGAATCTTACAAAAGGGGGTTGATAAAGCCTTAAATCAACTTCGAGAATGTCAAAATCAGCTTCAGCAAATGGAAGTTGAACTGCAACAACTCCAACAACAACTGCAACTATCACCCACTTTAATTTCTGAACGAAAATGGTGGGAGTCAGCATGGCAAACTATCCCCGATCGCCTTAAACCGCCAATCCCCGCCAACGGCTTATTCGATCTCAACTTCTTACGCACAGTAAAAGCACAATTCGATGCTTGGCATCAACAACTCACTCAAGAAGAATACCATCTCAAACGCTATCAAAACCTGATTCAAGATTGGATAGCCAAACTTCGTAACCCTTCCGAACAAGATCAGAGCGAATTGAGGCGAATTTATATCGACAATGCTAACGTCATCGGCATTACTTGTAGCCAAGTAGCTGGCTACGGTTTCAAAGAATTCAGCAATTTTGATGTAGTCATCATTGACGAAGTGAGCAAATGTACGCCTCCAGAAATTCTGATTCCTGCACTCAAAGGCAAAAAATTAGTATTGATTGGTGACTATCGCCAATTACCGCCAATGCTACATGAAAAGAGCTTAGAAGAAATCGCGACAGAAATGGGAAGCGAACCGGATGATATCAACTTTCTGGAAGAATCTTTATTTAAGAAACAATTTGAAACTGCACCAGAAAGCATCAAGCGACGGCTGACTATTCAGTATCGGATGCACCCCCACATTATGGGAGCGATTAATCAATTTTACGACCATAGCCTGCGTTGTGGAATTATTGAGCCTGAGAAGGTGCGATCGCACAATTTAGCAGGCGACATCATCCGAGCAGAACAACACCTAATCTGGGTAAAAATGCCTCAAGAACAGAGTTTTGAAGAGCAGTTAGAGGGAACTTCTAGGTATAATCTTAAGGAAGTCGATGCGATTGACATTCTGTGTGAGCAAATGGAGGATGTTTGGAGTCTGAAAGTTGCGGAAGGACAACCGAAAAAAGAAATCGGTATCATTACCTTTTATGGTGCTCAATTGAGGCGAATTGAGGAAATGCTTAGCAATCGCAAATTCCCCTCACTTTCCATTAGAACGGGTACTGTTGACAGATTTCAGGGTATGGAACGGCCGATTATTATTGTCAGCATGGTCAGGAATAATTCTGAGGGAGATATTGGCTTTGCTAAAAAGCCAGAACGGGTAAACGTTGCCTTTTCCCGAGCTCAGGAATTGCTGGTAATTGTGGGATGTCATTCACTTTTTACAAAGCACAAAGGTAAAGTGGGAAGTATGTATTCAGAAGTAGCAAATATTGTACGCCGAAATGGAGGTCTGATTGATGTTTCTAGTATCCTCTCCTAAACCAATTGATCCCCAATTACAGGAATTAGTCCAACAAATAGAAAAGCAAAGTCCGGCTGGCATATCAGTGCTGGCTGGTCGCCAATTCCGCTACTGTTTAAAGCAAATATCAGTAGAAGTTACTATTAGCGAACCCCGCAAATTTAACATCCTTGAAGAGTTTATCCTCCGTGCTGGCATAGAGAGTGAATGGACACCCACCGAAAATGAATTAGCAGTAGCTTTAGGTCTCGATCCTGTATTCGTGGAAAATACTGCTAATACTCTGCGAAGTTTAGAAACTTTAGCCTGGACACCGGATGCCAAAATTATTCTAACTCCTCAAGGTAGGCAATTTTACGAGGAAGGTTCTGTACCACAACCGCCACAAAAAAAGCAGATTTATGCGATTGCTGACCCCTTGCAGGAAAATCTATTTTTTCTATCTTCCCCTTTAGAAGGAGTACAAATTGATCTGCCAATTCTTGAAGATTTTATCGCAATAGAAAATCATTATCAAGATTTTAATGAGTTATATATTGAAGAACTTCAGCGCATTATTCAAGCTTCTAGTTTAGGATTGCACGTTCCTGAAGATGGCAAAATTATTACTGCTGCTTCTTTCACCTCTGAGAGTCAAGCTATCTGGCAATCTGTTTCAATTTTTGTGATTTTTGATGCACTGGAAGATGCAGTTAAGTTGCAAGTAAGACGAGGAAAAGAAATTTTACACTATGCCTCAGATTTACTCGATATTTTGCAAACTGAAGGCAAAGTTTCTTTACAAACTTTGTTGTATCTGAGTGATGAAACAATTGCTGCGGAGCGTGAGCAGCTCCTCAATCAACGAAATAAAGAAGTTGAAGACAGAATTAAGAAGATTGAACAGCAGGCGATTGAAACTGTTAAAGAATTGAGGGAAACTGGGGAGCAAGTTTCGCCGAAGGGAAGCGAGGAAAAAGACCAGGTGGTTTTGCTACGAGATAGTCAAATTCGGCAGTCTTTCTTAGAAACTTTGAGAGGAGGGAAGCATCAAATCTTAATTTATTCTCCTTGGGTGAGCAAGGAAGTGGTAGATAATGAGTTTATTCAATTACTTCAAAACTTAGCTAATAGAGGAGTGTGGATTTTAATTGGTCACGGTATTTCCCGGCGACAACAGGATGAAACTCGACCAATTCCGCCACAAGTTGAGCAAAAGCTGAGAGAAATTAAAACGCGGGAAGGTTTATCCGCAGTGCAGGTATTTTGGCTGGGAAATTCCCATGCGAAGGAAGTTGTAGTAGATCGGAACATTCATTTATGCGGTTCCCACAATTGGCTATCTTATCGAGGCGATAAGTTACCGCGTGGTGAGACGGTTTATCAGGTTACAGCTACTGATAAAGTTGAGGCAGCTTATGAATTTCTGGCGGTTCGGTTTAAGGATTATGCTAGAGAATTATGGGAGTCAGCGGTGAAAAATCGCGATACTAATTTAGCTGAAACATCGCTTTGCACTTGGGGAGCGTTGGGAATGGAGGAAATGGCATTAAGCGAATTGCAACTTGCTAATTGGTTAGAACTTTATCCAGTGTGGCTAAATGTGGTTCGTCAGGGGTTAAGATCGAAAAAGATATCGCCGGATTCAGCTTATTTGGCAACAGCGGTTTCAATGGTGAGTCAATTTTCAGTGGATGACTCTAATATTGAGTTATTGCGGTCGAATTTGCGTCAATTGATAGGTGCGATCGCAACGTTAAATCGCCACCAAGCTTTGAAGCTATTAAATGAACATTGGTCACAATTCCGTCGCCTGAACATTGCAGACTCGGCGTTAGTAAAGCCTGATGATTTTCTCTCCAAATATGCTGTTAAAGAACCGGATCGCCCTCAAAAAACATCAGGTAAACCTAGAAATAGCCCCGCTGTCGCCAACCGCAAAGTAGCAAATTAACCCCTTATCCTATCAGGGGTGCAGCATAAGGGCTACAGTTTAATTGAGTTTAATTAATTTTAATTTAGGCGATCGCCGCAATCTGGGCGGCGGCTTCAGACCCGACAACATCCTCCCTGCAATGGTTTGGGGGCGCTTGTCGCCCCCTGAAGATTATTGGTGCCAACTCATGAGAATGTTGTTTTATAAGTGACAACAATAATTCCACTTCGCTGCTAGTCATGCTAATTTTCCCAGGCAGCCTCCTGGCTAAAAGACGTTGAAGTTTGGCAGTGAGATTGGTTAGCGGAGTAACTTTTGATTGACTGTGGCTCGCGCCCTCTAACGGCGCAGAATCTTCGTTAACTAACTGGCGCTGCAACCGTTTGGCGATCGCTTCTAATTCCTGAATCTGGTTACGCCGCTCGATCGCCGCTAACCACCGCTTGTACTTTGGATTAGAAGGCTTACCCAAGTAGCACCGTTGTTTGACCTTCTTATCCTGTTCCTGCATCAGCTTGTAATAGTGATAAACCTTACCCCCTGGTCGATTGCGAGCACTAAACCGGGAAATCCACACGCGCTCCGGCGCTACTTCTCCTTCTGTTTGTAGGAGTTGGATCTGAGAGCGGATGTGCTGGATTCTTTGCTGGATGGGGTTCATAGACTGGTTAGCGGAGACAAATTTATTTAGGTAATTTAACTATACTACCTCCGCTAACCAAATGTCAAGAACCAGCTACAGGCTATTTAAACCTCCACTAATTTTTTAAGCAAGGCCGCGATCGCGGCCTTTTTTGGGAATGAAGTTTTAATTAACTATGGAAACTATAACAACAGCCGAAAAAATCGCCCGTCTCAACGATCAATTGCGTCAAGGAGATACAAAAATTGGTGAAATTCGGATCACTCGAACTGTAAAAGCTCTTCCTCACGAACAGCAACAAAAGTTACTGCAATTGGTAAAAGATTTTAACAGTTTTGAGGCAGGCAACGATCCCTACGGAGAACGAGATTTCCTTACCATTAAACTTGGTGGCGAAACCTACTTTGCCAAAATTGATTATTTTGACAAACAAGCTTGGCTGGAAAATAGAGAAGTGGGTTCAAATTTTCCCGAAGATCCCGATCAAACTTGGAGAATTGCTACTCTAATGAAATCGGACGAGTATTGAAGATGGGGAGTAGGGGAAGAGTGCTAATTTGCTCTTCCTCAAGTCCTTAATTAATTAATATAATTTGTAGCAGATTCCCCTCATTAGGAACTATCCCCATTAAGAAAGAGCTTTTCGAGAATATTTACTAGGCTTTTTTTGGGTTTAATACTGTCTGAATTGCCCGATCTAAAAACTCGATAAAATCACTAGGATAAGTAGAAAATTGATTCTTCCTCACCTTGGATTTGAGAGGTGTCGAGTTATAATGTTTGGTGTAAGCATCGTCAGCAAAAGATTGAATCAGTTCAATTTGACTAGGGTTAACTGTAATTCCCAAGACTTTAATACGTTCAGGCACTGTCCAAGTTGCTTTTTCTCCATTACTAGGAGAGCTACCATTTTGAGCAATAGATACTAGGCTTTTTTCTGAAGTTTTAGATTGTTCTGTATCTGCTATTGCAGTGCAATCGTTACTGCTACCATTTTCTAAAATTCCTGCCTCTGTCAAATATTCTTCTAAGATGGGAATTATAGAGCGATACCACTTCAATTGATTACCGCTCCACTTGTTTGTCGAGGAGGTAGCCAGTAAGGAAATACCATGAGTTTTACCCGCTTCTGTCAGTATCCAAATCCGCTTGGCTTCGTTGCGCTCTTGATATCCCAATACCACTAGAGCTTTATTGACGACATCTGGCTTGATTTTTAACTCTAAGCTGTCTGTGAGCACCGCTGCTAGTTCCGTCACTGTCATCCCAACTTCTGTCAGAGGAGAAGCTGCGCCAATCAGTTGTTTTGCAGTCTCTGCTATCCCTCGCAATTCTGGATACATTGATGCCAGTGAGTTAAACTTGAACTGGGCGATCGCGGAGGCACTTAATCCGGTATCTTGTAGCCAAGCAGTCAAGTGGTCAATTGTCTCTATAGCAGCAGCAATTTCTTCGGAAGTGGGCATTTTTGCAGTTGGAGAATTCATAAAAGAAGTTGGGTACGTGCAAATAATAATAATTATCTCCCCATACTTATGAGGCTGAAAGATATTGAAATCAAGC encodes the following:
- a CDS encoding phospholipase D-like domain-containing protein yields the protein MFLVSSPKPIDPQLQELVQQIEKQSPAGISVLAGRQFRYCLKQISVEVTISEPRKFNILEEFILRAGIESEWTPTENELAVALGLDPVFVENTANTLRSLETLAWTPDAKIILTPQGRQFYEEGSVPQPPQKKQIYAIADPLQENLFFLSSPLEGVQIDLPILEDFIAIENHYQDFNELYIEELQRIIQASSLGLHVPEDGKIITAASFTSESQAIWQSVSIFVIFDALEDAVKLQVRRGKEILHYASDLLDILQTEGKVSLQTLLYLSDETIAAEREQLLNQRNKEVEDRIKKIEQQAIETVKELRETGEQVSPKGSEEKDQVVLLRDSQIRQSFLETLRGGKHQILIYSPWVSKEVVDNEFIQLLQNLANRGVWILIGHGISRRQQDETRPIPPQVEQKLREIKTREGLSAVQVFWLGNSHAKEVVVDRNIHLCGSHNWLSYRGDKLPRGETVYQVTATDKVEAAYEFLAVRFKDYARELWESAVKNRDTNLAETSLCTWGALGMEEMALSELQLANWLELYPVWLNVVRQGLRSKKISPDSAYLATAVSMVSQFSVDDSNIELLRSNLRQLIGAIATLNRHQALKLLNEHWSQFRRLNIADSALVKPDDFLSKYAVKEPDRPQKTSGKPRNSPAVANRKVAN
- a CDS encoding DUF3768 domain-containing protein; translated protein: METITTAEKIARLNDQLRQGDTKIGEIRITRTVKALPHEQQQKLLQLVKDFNSFEAGNDPYGERDFLTIKLGGETYFAKIDYFDKQAWLENREVGSNFPEDPDQTWRIATLMKSDEY